A window from Mycobacterium saskatchewanense encodes these proteins:
- a CDS encoding GntR family transcriptional regulator: METLTLVGQNKAGAVSTAAGVPLHRQLFLVLHDEIDRGAIAPGEALPTEQTLCDQFGVSRITVRRALADLAEQGYIERRHGVGSFVRRHGPADVSGYLGSGSSYMQGLRQTQFETEVEVIELGVRRPPRLVADALETSDELLQVLRVRRQRRTGEPLIVSDAWLPARLAPALTETTLLRAPLYQLLSEAGVAVDRVRHEITAEIAGPRNARLLDTAIGAALLRVNRLSFVAGAPHHYLSALLSPGRSRVLFNQTADELETADGLIIAHDVDRRPG, from the coding sequence GTGGAAACATTGACGCTCGTGGGCCAGAACAAAGCGGGAGCGGTGTCGACCGCCGCCGGGGTGCCCTTGCACAGGCAGTTGTTCCTGGTCCTGCACGACGAGATCGACCGTGGCGCGATCGCCCCGGGCGAGGCGTTGCCCACCGAGCAGACGCTGTGCGACCAGTTCGGGGTTTCGCGGATCACGGTGCGCCGGGCGCTGGCAGACCTGGCCGAGCAGGGCTACATCGAGCGCAGGCACGGGGTGGGCTCATTCGTGCGCCGGCACGGTCCCGCCGACGTATCCGGCTATCTGGGCAGCGGCAGCTCGTACATGCAGGGCCTGCGGCAGACCCAGTTCGAAACCGAGGTCGAGGTCATCGAGCTCGGCGTGCGCCGCCCCCCGCGCCTCGTCGCCGACGCCCTCGAGACCTCGGACGAGCTGCTTCAGGTCCTGCGGGTGCGGCGGCAACGCCGGACCGGCGAGCCGCTGATCGTCAGTGACGCCTGGCTGCCGGCGCGCCTAGCCCCGGCGCTGACCGAAACCACGCTGCTGCGCGCGCCGCTCTACCAGTTGCTGTCGGAGGCCGGGGTGGCCGTGGACCGGGTGCGCCACGAGATCACGGCCGAAATCGCTGGTCCACGCAACGCGCGCCTGCTCGACACGGCCATCGGTGCGGCGCTGCTGCGCGTGAACCGCCTGTCGTTCGTGGCCGGGGCGCCGCACCACTACCTGTCGGCGCTGTTGTCGCCCGGCCGCAGTCGCGTGTTGTTCAACCAGACGGCGGACGAACTGGAGACGGCCGACGGTCTGATCATCGCCCACGACGTCGACAGGCGTCCCGGCTAG
- a CDS encoding MmgE/PrpD family protein, with the protein MTAVHRPPATDPAGPTGRLATWVADLTLDDVPHPVVQRAKHLLLDGVGCALVGARLPWSRVATDAVLGLEGDGSGTVVIGTGRTTGAPAAAVLNGTFIQGFELDDFHPLAPLHSCSLVIPALLSTASTRPQTTTGAEFLLGAIVGFEVGPRVGYTLHGTQMLDRGWHSGSVFGTHSAATASGKLRGLPPAQLEDALGLAATQSAGLMAAQYEAMSKRMHHGLAARNGFYAAGLAAAGYTGIKRVFEREYGGFLSVFGEGHDPDASLLTGQLGQRWETTVIMVKSYAAMGGLHGAIDAARSLRGSLVGQDISAIEIAVGETVYKHGWWPPQRPLTPMGAQMNIAYATAAALLDGNVLPEQFTPERLDSDDIWTLIGATTVRLDESLADAGLAEKFRTDVAVTTRDGAVHRARVAQPHGAPTDPVTNDELVAKFHALADRVTARSRAEAIERAVIGLEELDDTNDLIDVLAAPVAGALD; encoded by the coding sequence ATGACCGCGGTGCACCGCCCTCCCGCCACCGATCCGGCGGGCCCGACCGGACGGTTGGCCACCTGGGTCGCCGATCTGACGCTCGACGACGTGCCGCATCCGGTCGTGCAGCGCGCGAAACACCTCCTACTCGACGGCGTCGGCTGCGCCCTGGTGGGGGCCCGACTCCCCTGGTCACGGGTTGCCACTGACGCCGTCCTCGGGCTCGAGGGTGACGGCAGCGGCACGGTCGTCATCGGCACCGGGCGCACCACCGGTGCCCCGGCGGCCGCCGTGCTCAACGGCACGTTCATCCAGGGCTTCGAACTCGACGACTTCCACCCGCTGGCGCCGCTGCACAGCTGCTCGCTGGTCATTCCCGCGTTGCTGTCGACGGCATCGACGCGGCCGCAGACCACCACCGGCGCCGAATTCCTGCTGGGCGCGATCGTCGGCTTCGAGGTGGGACCGCGGGTCGGCTACACGCTGCACGGCACGCAGATGCTCGACCGCGGCTGGCACTCGGGATCGGTGTTCGGCACCCACTCGGCGGCGACGGCGTCCGGCAAGTTGCGCGGATTGCCGCCGGCGCAACTGGAGGATGCCCTCGGCCTCGCCGCCACCCAGTCGGCGGGGCTGATGGCCGCGCAGTACGAGGCCATGAGCAAGCGGATGCACCACGGGCTGGCGGCGCGCAACGGCTTCTACGCCGCCGGTCTCGCGGCGGCCGGATACACCGGCATCAAGCGGGTGTTCGAGCGCGAGTACGGCGGCTTCCTCAGCGTCTTCGGCGAGGGCCATGACCCCGACGCCTCGCTGCTGACCGGGCAACTCGGTCAGCGCTGGGAGACCACGGTCATCATGGTGAAGTCCTACGCCGCGATGGGCGGGCTGCACGGCGCGATCGATGCCGCCCGATCCCTGCGCGGTTCGCTTGTGGGACAGGATATTTCGGCGATCGAGATCGCCGTGGGGGAAACCGTCTACAAGCACGGCTGGTGGCCCCCGCAGCGGCCGCTCACCCCGATGGGCGCCCAGATGAACATCGCCTACGCGACCGCGGCTGCGCTGCTCGACGGCAACGTGCTGCCCGAGCAGTTCACGCCCGAGCGCCTCGACTCCGACGACATCTGGACGCTGATCGGCGCCACCACGGTGCGGCTCGACGAGTCGCTCGCCGACGCCGGCCTCGCCGAGAAGTTCCGCACCGACGTGGCGGTGACCACCCGCGACGGCGCCGTGCACCGCGCCCGCGTCGCCCAACCGCACGGCGCCCCCACCGATCCCGTCACCAACGACGAACTGGTCGCGAAGTTTCATGCCCTCGCCGACCGGGTGACCGCCCGCTCGCGCGCCGAGGCGATCGAGCGGGCGGTGATCGGGCTGGAAGAACTCGACGACACGAACGACCTGATCGATGTGCTCGCCGCCCCGGTGGCGGGCGCACTGGACTGA